In the genome of Cupriavidus taiwanensis, one region contains:
- a CDS encoding Bug family tripartite tricarboxylate transporter substrate binding protein, which produces MKTWIAGALAGLATMAAATGAAWAQDTRPVRLMVGAAPGGGTDVMARIVSDKLAAQLKQPVVVDNRPGASNTIAADITAKAPADGNTLLMGVVTSQAIAPHLLKLQFDPLKDLAPVALVSTVPNVLVVNSQVTARDVKALVAQIQANPDKFRYSSSGVGSTQHLAGAAFARQIKGKLLHVPYKSSSSALVDLMGGQVDMSFETMPSVIGHIKAGKLRALAVTADQRSALLPNVPTLAEAGVPGIQMSAWYGVYAPAGTPPAILQKLGGALATVLKDPDTVRRLADVGAVPGALSAAQFDAFSRAEYVRYGKLIAELGVKLDQ; this is translated from the coding sequence ATGAAGACATGGATCGCCGGCGCGCTCGCCGGCCTCGCCACGATGGCCGCGGCAACGGGCGCGGCATGGGCCCAGGACACGCGCCCGGTGCGGCTGATGGTGGGCGCCGCGCCGGGCGGCGGCACCGACGTGATGGCGCGTATCGTCTCCGACAAGCTCGCCGCGCAACTGAAGCAGCCGGTGGTGGTGGACAACCGCCCCGGCGCGTCCAATACCATTGCCGCGGACATCACCGCCAAGGCGCCGGCGGACGGCAATACGCTGCTGATGGGTGTGGTCACCTCGCAGGCGATCGCGCCGCACCTGCTCAAGCTGCAGTTCGATCCGCTCAAGGACCTGGCGCCGGTAGCGCTGGTGTCGACCGTGCCCAATGTGCTGGTGGTCAACAGCCAGGTGACGGCGCGCGACGTCAAGGCGCTGGTGGCGCAGATCCAGGCGAATCCGGACAAGTTCCGCTACAGCTCGTCGGGGGTCGGCAGCACCCAGCACCTGGCCGGCGCGGCCTTTGCCCGCCAGATCAAGGGCAAGCTGCTGCATGTGCCGTACAAGAGCAGCAGCAGCGCGCTGGTAGACCTGATGGGCGGGCAGGTGGACATGAGCTTCGAGACCATGCCCTCGGTCATCGGCCATATCAAGGCCGGCAAGCTGCGCGCGCTGGCGGTGACCGCCGACCAGCGCTCGGCGCTGCTGCCCAACGTGCCCACGCTGGCCGAAGCCGGCGTGCCGGGGATCCAGATGAGCGCGTGGTACGGGGTCTATGCCCCGGCCGGCACGCCGCCCGCGATACTGCAGAAGCTGGGCGGCGCGCTGGCGACGGTGCTCAAGGACCCCGACACCGTGCGCCGGCTGGCCGACGTGGGCGCGGTGCCAGGCGCGCTGAGCGCCGCGCAATTCGATGCGTTCTCGCGTGCCGAATACGTGCGCTACGGCAAGCTGATCGCAGAACTGGGCGTCAAGCTCGACCAATAA
- a CDS encoding 4-hydroxythreonine-4-phosphate dehydrogenase PdxA, with the protein MHSRPRIAMVLGDPAGIGPELIARLLADAGTAAQAEILLIADRAEWRHGMQLAGVELALAETDAPAFAADGQPRLYHWQLPESPAYARGVASAEGGRYSLGTLKLALELAQAGQADAILFGPLNKSSLHAAGMSHSDELHWFAEQLGYHGDFCEFNVLDGLWTSRVTSHVALKDVPALITPARVGGAIDLIDQALRRAGMASPRIAVCGLNPHNGDNGAFGREEIDVIAPAVVAARERGVDAQGPFPADTIFLKVQGGPSQRQFDAIVTMYHDQGQIGIKLMGFSRGVTVQGGLPVPITTPAHGTAFDITQQGRADPGATLQAFQLACRMGAQRRAAANA; encoded by the coding sequence ATGCATTCCCGTCCAAGAATCGCCATGGTGCTGGGCGACCCCGCCGGCATCGGTCCCGAACTGATCGCCCGGCTGCTGGCCGATGCCGGCACCGCCGCGCAGGCCGAGATCCTGCTGATCGCCGACCGCGCCGAATGGCGCCACGGCATGCAGCTCGCCGGGGTCGAGCTGGCGCTGGCCGAGACCGATGCGCCCGCCTTCGCCGCCGATGGCCAGCCGCGCCTGTACCACTGGCAGCTGCCCGAAAGCCCGGCCTATGCGCGCGGCGTAGCCAGCGCCGAAGGCGGCCGCTACAGCCTGGGCACGCTGAAGCTGGCACTGGAGCTGGCGCAGGCGGGCCAGGCCGATGCGATCCTGTTCGGGCCGCTGAACAAGAGTTCGCTGCACGCCGCCGGCATGAGCCACAGCGACGAGCTGCACTGGTTTGCCGAGCAACTCGGCTACCACGGCGATTTCTGCGAGTTCAACGTGCTGGACGGCCTGTGGACCTCGCGCGTGACCTCGCACGTCGCGCTCAAGGACGTGCCGGCGCTGATCACGCCGGCGCGTGTCGGCGGCGCGATCGACCTGATCGACCAGGCGCTGCGCCGCGCCGGCATGGCCAGCCCGCGCATCGCGGTATGCGGCCTGAACCCGCACAACGGCGACAACGGCGCCTTCGGCCGCGAAGAGATCGACGTGATCGCACCCGCCGTGGTGGCGGCGCGCGAACGCGGCGTCGATGCGCAGGGCCCGTTCCCGGCCGACACCATCTTCCTGAAGGTGCAGGGCGGGCCGTCGCAGCGCCAGTTCGACGCCATCGTCACCATGTACCACGACCAGGGGCAGATCGGCATCAAGCTGATGGGCTTCTCGCGCGGCGTGACGGTGCAGGGCGGGCTGCCGGTGCCGATCACCACGCCCGCGCACGGCACCGCCTTCGATATCACGCAGCAGGGCCGTGCCGATCCCGGTGCCACGCTGCAGGCGTTCCAGCTTGCCTGCCGCATGGGGGCGCAACGGCGCGCCGCCGCAAACGCCTAG